Proteins from a genomic interval of Coccinella septempunctata chromosome 2, icCocSept1.1, whole genome shotgun sequence:
- the LOC123307041 gene encoding uncharacterized protein LOC123307041 produces MVLHRDTLRDSASLSTSSRNPVTLPVPSKEMFHLCTGTVGTVDRDSGSDLAGVVIIGRSKFIHGAGKCGKDTLRVELTHLLCVGPSGVAVPQSCDCVRAIAGNCCSNALHVCLVSFMTRSNVSPRASEPWE; encoded by the exons atggttttgcatag ggatacTTTACGAGATTCAGCCagtctctccacttcttcaagaaatccggttacactaccagtgccatcaaaggagatgttccatttgtgtaccggaacagttggtactgttgatcgagactccggttctgatctggcaggtgttgtgataattggccggtcaaaatttatccacggtgcaggtaagtgtggaaaagacacccttcgtgtggaattaacccatctactttgtgtcgggcCCTCAGGTGTTGCTGTCCCACAATCCTGCGACTGTGTGAGAgctatcgctggtaattgttgcagtaatgctctacatgtctgccttgtctcattcatgacccgttctaatgttAGTCCAAGAGCTAGTGAACCCTGGGAGTAA